In a genomic window of Sulfurisphaera tokodaii str. 7:
- a CDS encoding AAA family ATPase, with protein MLDEAQEIEGWERFVRGLEERREAKIIVTGSSAKLLSSEFTTLLSGRHVEVRVTPLSFYEVLKFKGISVKGVVELAEKR; from the coding sequence GTGTTAGATGAGGCACAAGAAATTGAGGGCTGGGAGAGGTTCGTTAGAGGTTTAGAAGAAAGACGCGAGGCAAAGATAATTGTTACGGGATCATCAGCAAAACTATTAAGTTCAGAGTTTACGACTTTACTTTCTGGTAGGCATGTTGAAGTTAGAGTTACTCCTCTCTCCTTCTATGAGGTATTGAAATTTAAAGGGATAAGTGTGAAAGGAGTTGTTGAGTTAGCGGAAAAAAGATAA
- a CDS encoding MFS transporter has protein sequence MDYKSKTLLILSAMLLIVNYVETMVIPALPTIESDFSISSTLAGWITSAYLLVAAATSPLMGKLADTYGKTRMYIIAIVFYIIAVALAGFSPNIWVLIAARAIQGVGFSMFPIAIAIITDIYPKERVAFAQSILSATIGIGPALGLLIGSYIVEDLGWPYAFHTAAILSLIVFFISLKYLPHTGTRLKERVDYIGATLIGLATTLVLVYITEGPTLGWAALDNLWMLIVGLILYGAFIAYERVAVEPLMKLELFKIRNFAVANIVGLISGIGMFANFIFLVYYSQLPKPYGLGLSIIQSGLLMSPVALGMIIFGPILGRLMPRIGPKPIMILGGVLTDLSYLLLLTFRSTPDEVLLDGFISSVGLVAFIVPLVNMVALSLPDQYRTTGMGMNTLLRTIGGSIGPVVATVFMQTYQDPIVMMFNNQIYVMGFLPSATAFNYIAIFGVTMMTLALIVALWTKNYKFRTAAVRIAE, from the coding sequence ATGGATTATAAAAGTAAGACACTACTCATCTTATCTGCAATGCTTTTGATTGTTAACTACGTAGAAACAATGGTTATTCCGGCTTTACCTACTATTGAGTCAGATTTCTCAATTTCTTCAACTTTAGCTGGCTGGATAACTTCAGCATATTTGCTAGTTGCAGCAGCAACTTCACCATTAATGGGTAAGCTAGCAGACACTTACGGTAAGACCAGAATGTATATAATAGCTATTGTATTCTATATTATAGCTGTAGCATTAGCTGGTTTTTCACCAAATATTTGGGTTTTAATTGCGGCTAGAGCAATTCAAGGAGTTGGTTTCTCGATGTTTCCTATAGCAATAGCGATTATTACTGATATTTATCCAAAAGAAAGAGTTGCCTTTGCCCAATCAATATTAAGTGCAACAATTGGTATTGGTCCGGCATTAGGTTTACTTATAGGTTCTTACATTGTTGAGGATTTAGGTTGGCCTTATGCCTTTCATACTGCGGCAATACTCTCCCTCATAGTTTTCTTTATCTCTTTGAAATATTTACCTCATACTGGGACAAGGTTAAAGGAGAGAGTTGATTATATAGGAGCTACTTTAATAGGTTTGGCAACTACTTTAGTTTTAGTTTATATAACTGAGGGACCAACTTTAGGCTGGGCCGCTTTAGATAATTTATGGATGTTGATTGTAGGTTTAATCTTATATGGGGCTTTTATTGCTTATGAGAGGGTTGCAGTAGAACCTTTAATGAAATTGGAGTTATTTAAAATAAGAAACTTTGCTGTTGCTAATATTGTTGGTTTAATATCCGGTATTGGTATGTTTGCTAATTTCATTTTCCTAGTCTATTATTCTCAACTACCTAAACCGTATGGTTTGGGTCTTTCAATTATTCAATCTGGTCTATTGATGTCTCCAGTAGCTTTAGGGATGATAATTTTCGGCCCTATTTTAGGGAGATTAATGCCAAGAATCGGTCCTAAACCTATAATGATACTAGGTGGTGTTTTAACAGACCTTTCCTATCTACTATTGCTGACTTTTAGGAGTACACCAGATGAGGTTTTGCTTGATGGTTTTATTTCTTCTGTAGGTTTAGTTGCATTTATTGTACCACTAGTTAACATGGTTGCATTATCTTTACCAGATCAATATAGGACTACTGGAATGGGAATGAATACGTTATTAAGGACTATAGGTGGTTCAATAGGACCAGTAGTTGCTACAGTATTTATGCAGACTTATCAAGATCCTATTGTGATGATGTTTAATAACCAAATTTATGTTATGGGATTCTTACCTTCTGCAACAGCATTTAATTATATTGCAATATTCGGAGTGACTATGATGACCTTAGCTCTAATAGTTGCCTTATGGACTAAGAATTATAAGTTTAGGACTGCTGCTGTAAGAATAGCAGAATGA
- a CDS encoding M48 family metalloprotease yields the protein MIVLSRVNLFKEVKPGEVKIIRVPKFGHNGLTTGVLALSHRSPFKEIIFISDTVDESLVKIVEAHELAHAKEYHPILLQLAGILLVSIIDSLIFFTAFSYIIPLVNITILLVIKTLLVVLSIGVASLLFLRVAESRADAFAFKIIGEKAYENLLEILRIKYGKNIKSTEEAPLFSRITHTSSRNALKTGDPLSSLGFWEFPTILSFVAATITIMRTNSIIIIELFPFLYIGILVILFLVGLVFLPVVKKYYGMTERGSMNFSFLLAGLYIISSMSALNGYPNIYLIILLFLVGIALTYMIARVFLKSKKVIIYTFLIYLGINVLISVVRIFLYGV from the coding sequence ATGATAGTATTGTCTAGGGTTAATTTATTTAAAGAGGTTAAACCTGGAGAAGTTAAAATTATTAGGGTTCCTAAATTTGGGCATAATGGTTTGACTACGGGTGTTCTTGCATTATCACATCGTTCACCTTTTAAGGAAATAATATTTATATCTGATACTGTAGATGAATCGCTTGTAAAGATAGTTGAGGCGCATGAGTTAGCCCATGCAAAGGAATATCATCCAATTTTACTTCAATTAGCAGGAATATTGCTAGTATCTATTATTGACTCTTTAATATTTTTTACAGCTTTTTCATATATTATTCCTCTCGTAAATATTACTATACTTCTTGTAATTAAAACACTTTTAGTAGTGTTGTCTATAGGAGTTGCAAGTCTCCTCTTCTTGAGGGTTGCGGAATCGAGGGCTGACGCTTTCGCATTTAAGATAATTGGTGAAAAAGCGTATGAGAATTTACTGGAGATACTTAGAATAAAATATGGTAAAAATATAAAGAGTACTGAGGAAGCCCCTCTATTTAGTAGAATTACTCACACCTCATCAAGGAATGCTTTAAAAACTGGAGATCCTTTATCCTCCTTAGGCTTTTGGGAGTTTCCAACAATCCTCTCTTTTGTAGCAGCAACAATTACAATAATGCGTACAAACTCAATTATTATAATAGAACTCTTCCCTTTCCTTTATATAGGTATTCTTGTAATATTATTTCTAGTAGGGCTAGTTTTCTTACCCGTTGTGAAGAAGTACTATGGAATGACTGAAAGGGGAAGTATGAACTTCTCCTTCCTACTTGCCGGACTTTATATAATTTCAAGTATGAGTGCACTAAATGGCTACCCTAACATATACTTAATTATTTTACTATTCTTAGTTGGGATAGCTTTAACATATATGATTGCTAGAGTGTTTCTAAAATCTAAAAAGGTTATTATATACACTTTCCTAATATATCTAGGCATAAACGTTCTCATTAGCGTAGTCAGAATATTTCTATATGGTGTATAA
- a CDS encoding aldose 1-epimerase yields MKIRKGNTEAEILLRGGYLYSFTVNGKDVILRGNLYKPTRGGMALLIPYANRVKDGEYEFDGIKYSLPKNKEGNAIHGLVLDGAFEVVDKKDDSLTLQYLLKHDGYPSTLLCKVNYKVDENTLSVTISVTNTGERRAPLTVGAHPYFIISNDWEIFASTDVKQCVMKDKIPTGDLVSSKFEHREYDDCFLINGDIQLKSSYSSILIKRENMPFVQVYTGVKGALAIEPMSGAPDAYHNGLGLKVLNSKEEANFSFQIFVERI; encoded by the coding sequence ATGAAAATAAGAAAAGGAAATACTGAGGCTGAAATTTTACTAAGAGGAGGTTATTTATATTCCTTCACAGTAAATGGAAAAGACGTCATTTTAAGGGGAAACCTCTATAAACCCACAAGAGGTGGAATGGCACTTCTAATACCGTATGCGAATAGAGTTAAGGATGGTGAGTATGAATTTGATGGTATCAAATATTCTCTACCTAAAAATAAGGAAGGGAATGCTATTCATGGTTTAGTATTAGATGGAGCATTTGAAGTAGTTGATAAGAAAGATGATTCTTTAACTTTACAGTACTTATTGAAACATGATGGTTATCCTTCAACACTCCTCTGTAAGGTAAATTATAAGGTAGATGAAAATACACTATCCGTTACAATCTCAGTTACTAATACTGGTGAAAGAAGAGCACCTCTTACAGTTGGTGCCCATCCTTATTTTATAATTTCAAATGATTGGGAGATTTTTGCATCAACAGATGTTAAGCAATGCGTTATGAAGGATAAGATTCCTACTGGGGATCTTGTCTCTTCTAAATTTGAACATAGAGAATATGACGATTGTTTTCTAATAAATGGAGATATACAGCTTAAATCTTCTTATTCTTCTATTTTGATTAAGAGAGAAAATATGCCTTTTGTTCAAGTTTATACTGGAGTTAAAGGCGCTTTAGCAATAGAACCGATGAGTGGAGCACCAGATGCTTATCATAATGGCTTAGGATTAAAGGTTTTGAACAGTAAGGAAGAAGCTAATTTCTCTTTTCAAATCTTTGTAGAAAGAATTTGA
- a CDS encoding stage II sporulation protein M: MLKEFNWKDIVKIYLTFWLGLFGGGLIDYFKGFSKPGVPIPLPIPDYGLFLKIIEVNFTFAIILFLLGISKVIQRIVILVLSFVIGEIVFTSGFIIGLIGILPHGILELLGFCFIAYAGENFRHRNKVIKLLFIGFIMLIIAAFIESSLTIYILEHTLSK, encoded by the coding sequence TTGTTAAAAGAATTTAATTGGAAGGATATAGTAAAAATTTACCTTACATTTTGGTTAGGCCTCTTTGGAGGAGGCTTAATAGATTACTTCAAAGGTTTCTCTAAACCAGGTGTGCCAATACCTCTTCCCATACCTGACTACGGACTTTTCTTGAAGATTATAGAGGTGAACTTTACATTTGCAATAATACTATTCCTTCTTGGTATTAGTAAGGTAATTCAGAGGATAGTAATTTTGGTCTTATCTTTTGTTATAGGCGAAATAGTGTTTACCTCTGGTTTTATAATAGGCTTAATTGGTATTCTTCCTCACGGTATATTGGAGCTTTTGGGTTTTTGCTTCATTGCTTATGCAGGAGAGAATTTTAGACATAGAAACAAAGTAATAAAGCTTCTTTTTATAGGCTTTATCATGTTGATAATTGCGGCTTTCATAGAGTCATCCTTAACCATTTACATACTTGAACATACATTATCCAAGTAG
- a CDS encoding DUF4143 domain-containing protein produces MKREENIRPLTKFCISSSASKITYNSVSKFLKIPVKIVERYSEYLEKSFLLFFLKNYSISPKVVENSPRKVYVIDNGFLKYFYTAPLGRTFESLIVQHLYRYAIRRFYELYYWSSEDSEIDVIIKMVKRFSLYG; encoded by the coding sequence ATTAAAAGGGAGGAGAATATAAGGCCTCTTACTAAGTTTTGCATTTCCTCCTCTGCCTCTAAAATAACTTATAATAGCGTGTCCAAGTTCCTTAAAATCCCAGTAAAGATTGTTGAGAGGTACTCTGAATATCTTGAAAAATCATTCCTACTCTTTTTCCTAAAGAACTATTCAATATCTCCTAAAGTTGTAGAGAATTCACCTAGAAAGGTTTATGTAATAGATAACGGCTTTTTGAAGTATTTTTATACCGCGCCTCTCGGAAGGACTTTTGAAAGCTTAATTGTTCAGCATCTATATAGATATGCGATAAGAAGGTTTTATGAACTGTACTATTGGTCTTCTGAAGATTCTGAAATTGACGTTATCATAAAGATGGTAAAAAGATTCTCCCTATACGGATAA
- a CDS encoding RNA-guided endonuclease TnpB family protein has translation MARRVKAIRATVSMKVALSEPLLALVNNYVKALRFTLFWLKENVPNPEEKGVLGRIHEELYERLRGEYNLPSKVAEDCYRDALSVYKGWYNNPKKGRFPRVYKPTVWLTPKASYNVDLDNMTVRISGVGELQILGYPRNIKEYMNWKMKEARLVVKGDKAFLKVVFEKPLEKVEPRESVAVDINMGEIVVGKDDTHYVRIPTRLYEVHHLKSLAERLQKKYPRRWKENKGILYRIRSFHQKARRIMEDFARKVGKWVVEVARDFGANVIKLENLENLIKNVDKLPKEFRDKLYLMQYRRIQYWIEWQARKHGILVQYVNPKYSSVSCPKCGNKMVEVSYRWFKCICGYENDRDVIAIVNLNGRGSLTLSSAHQMRDVNPNQWWER, from the coding sequence ATGGCTAGGAGGGTTAAAGCGATCAGAGCTACTGTTTCCATGAAGGTCGCCCTATCTGAACCCCTCCTAGCCCTTGTGAATAACTACGTTAAGGCACTCCGTTTCACCCTATTCTGGCTAAAGGAGAATGTTCCAAATCCAGAAGAGAAGGGTGTGTTAGGGAGAATCCACGAGGAGTTATACGAGAGGTTAAGAGGGGAATACAATCTACCATCAAAGGTTGCTGAGGACTGTTATAGGGATGCACTCTCAGTATACAAGGGTTGGTATAATAATCCTAAAAAGGGACGTTTTCCAAGAGTATATAAGCCCACTGTATGGTTAACTCCTAAAGCAAGTTATAATGTGGACTTAGATAACATGACTGTTAGGATTTCTGGTGTTGGTGAACTTCAAATTCTGGGTTATCCTAGAAACATTAAGGAGTATATGAACTGGAAGATGAAGGAGGCAAGGTTAGTAGTCAAGGGTGATAAGGCTTTTCTCAAGGTTGTTTTTGAGAAACCGTTGGAGAAAGTTGAACCTAGGGAAAGTGTTGCTGTTGATATTAATATGGGTGAAATAGTTGTTGGCAAGGATGATACTCATTATGTTAGGATTCCAACTCGTTTGTACGAGGTTCACCACTTGAAGTCTTTAGCTGAGAGATTGCAGAAGAAATACCCAAGGAGATGGAAGGAGAATAAGGGGATCTTGTATAGAATTCGTTCTTTTCATCAAAAGGCTAGGCGTATTATGGAGGATTTTGCTAGAAAAGTGGGGAAGTGGGTTGTTGAGGTTGCTAGAGATTTTGGTGCTAATGTTATTAAGTTGGAGAACCTTGAGAACCTCATCAAGAACGTAGATAAACTACCTAAAGAGTTTCGTGACAAACTTTATCTAATGCAGTATCGTAGGATTCAGTACTGGATTGAGTGGCAGGCTAGGAAGCACGGTATTCTAGTTCAATACGTTAATCCCAAATATTCTTCCGTCTCTTGCCCTAAGTGTGGTAATAAAATGGTTGAGGTTTCTTATCGTTGGTTTAAGTGTATTTGTGGTTATGAGAATGATAGGGATGTTATTGCTATAGTTAATTTGAATGGGAGGGGGTCTCTGACCCTCTCGTCTGCCCACCAAATGAGGGATGTAAACCCGAATCAATGGTGGGAGCGATGA
- a CDS encoding ATP-binding protein, translated as MNRELILKALIDWNFWYKDQFTGYLREDYVKEILSIINSWYITSVLGVKRAGKSTILNQVAKKMIESGIDPFDILIVNFEDGRLASVQNVEDLFRLYEIYLEIKRKKDSKPYIFLDEIQRINGWEGFARSLIDRKEAFVIVSGSTSDLISDNIRKKLAGRHVVIRVYPLSFKEYLNFKGLNLHNEVDIIARESEIKSYFNEYLTYGGFPGIVNSNVKEQLLSSLYEDIIVRDVITPCKIKEVDKLRLLSLYYISNVGNRVRLRNVSRQLQIPLRTVQRFTQCLIRANLIYFVNPLSPNLSVMTRAEKKVYVVDQGLANIIGYRLNSNLGSLLENLVFVELVRRYGEENVFYYRGKRGEVDFVIKEKDSVKEAYQVTYYLNEREYKGVEELLKWNIPVKFLTFDEEREINIKGKNINVLKVWKWLLNNK; from the coding sequence ATGAATAGGGAACTAATTCTGAAAGCATTGATTGATTGGAACTTTTGGTATAAGGATCAATTTACGGGCTATCTAAGAGAAGATTATGTAAAAGAAATTTTGAGTATTATTAACAGCTGGTATATCACAAGCGTGTTAGGAGTTAAAAGGGCTGGAAAGTCTACAATATTAAATCAAGTAGCTAAAAAAATGATTGAGAGTGGAATAGATCCTTTTGATATTTTGATTGTTAACTTTGAAGATGGAAGGCTAGCAAGTGTTCAAAACGTTGAAGATTTATTTAGATTATATGAAATATACCTTGAGATTAAGAGAAAAAAAGATAGTAAACCTTACATATTTCTTGATGAAATACAGAGGATTAATGGATGGGAAGGATTTGCCAGATCCTTAATAGACAGAAAAGAAGCTTTCGTAATAGTTTCCGGCTCAACTTCAGATTTAATAAGCGATAATATTAGGAAAAAGTTAGCGGGTAGGCATGTGGTAATAAGAGTTTATCCTTTATCTTTTAAAGAATATCTTAATTTTAAGGGTTTAAATTTACATAATGAAGTTGACATTATAGCAAGAGAATCTGAAATAAAATCTTATTTTAATGAATATTTAACTTACGGAGGATTTCCTGGTATAGTTAACAGTAATGTTAAAGAACAACTTTTGTCGTCACTATATGAAGACATAATAGTAAGGGATGTAATAACGCCTTGTAAGATTAAGGAGGTTGATAAGCTACGATTATTATCGCTATACTATATCTCTAATGTAGGGAATAGGGTAAGGCTAAGGAATGTTTCAAGGCAGCTTCAGATTCCTTTAAGGACTGTTCAGAGGTTTACTCAATGTCTCATTAGGGCTAATTTGATTTATTTTGTCAACCCTTTATCTCCTAATCTTTCAGTTATGACTAGAGCTGAGAAAAAAGTTTATGTAGTGGATCAAGGTTTAGCCAACATTATCGGTTATAGATTAAATTCTAATTTAGGTTCTCTATTGGAGAACTTAGTATTCGTAGAGTTAGTTAGAAGATATGGTGAAGAAAATGTATTTTATTATCGAGGTAAAAGAGGTGAAGTAGATTTCGTAATAAAGGAGAAGGATTCGGTGAAAGAAGCTTATCAAGTTACGTATTATTTAAATGAAAGAGAGTATAAGGGTGTTGAGGAACTTTTAAAGTGGAATATACCCGTTAAATTTCTCACATTCGATGAGGAAAGAGAGATCAATATAAAGGGAAAGAACATTAATGTATTGAAGGTCTGGAAGTGGTTATTGAACAACAAATAG
- a CDS encoding radical SAM protein → MIVKSIRVKTALSKSRLKELDYSLNPYLGCAYSCTYCYAPNFTPNEEASLNWGKVIIVKENLLEILRKEVFLKRKGTVGVSTITDPYQPIEALKKITRESISLLLSHNFRVSIQTKSPLVLRDLDVLIQNKKKIDVGFTVTSLGRWKELEPNAPPPKARIRALERLSEEGIETWLFLGPIIKGFNDHEIESVIEEISGIKTRIVFDKFRFYRGLKYKEGDTEWWKKVKENILNYCKKYNIECHEESEDWIYERKRFFKPLF, encoded by the coding sequence ATTATCGTAAAGAGTATTAGGGTTAAAACAGCCTTAAGTAAGTCGAGATTAAAGGAATTAGACTATAGCTTAAACCCTTACTTAGGCTGTGCTTATTCATGTACTTATTGTTATGCTCCCAATTTTACTCCCAATGAAGAAGCATCATTAAATTGGGGTAAGGTAATAATTGTTAAGGAGAATTTATTAGAAATTCTTAGAAAAGAAGTATTTTTAAAGAGAAAAGGAACAGTTGGCGTATCAACAATAACTGATCCTTATCAGCCAATAGAGGCTTTAAAGAAGATTACTAGAGAAAGTATTTCACTTCTCCTTAGTCATAACTTTAGAGTTTCAATACAGACAAAGTCTCCTTTAGTATTAAGGGATTTAGATGTTTTAATACAGAATAAGAAGAAAATTGATGTTGGATTTACTGTAACGAGTTTAGGAAGGTGGAAAGAATTAGAGCCTAACGCACCTCCTCCTAAGGCAAGAATTAGGGCATTAGAAAGACTCAGTGAAGAAGGCATTGAAACTTGGCTCTTTTTAGGGCCTATAATCAAGGGATTTAACGATCATGAGATCGAAAGTGTAATAGAGGAAATTTCAGGTATTAAAACTAGAATAGTATTTGATAAGTTCAGATTTTACAGAGGGTTAAAATATAAAGAAGGTGATACAGAGTGGTGGAAAAAAGTTAAAGAGAATATATTAAACTACTGTAAAAAATATAATATAGAATGTCATGAGGAAAGTGAAGATTGGATTTATGAAAGAAAAAGATTCTTCAAACCGTTGTTCTAG
- a CDS encoding encapsulin — protein MFSTDPSVNVRKEKMDQEEMIRAIRGALAAEIDAINYYLQQGKLFSDEFVKKVHDDIAKEEMTHFGEFLRLLYHLNREEFNYILKGWNEASKLIGKEEEFPIKINDVELTNEKTKVEKSDAMSEKNYVKSSLKSLSNIIKWDQQAIPFYETKVQDNAIIQSDKQVPYPLSIINTLFKVMPDLPKEETQPVFMKAYLTHSRKEDLLIYREHPLSILQRSKKMNRSDWNIPGNIVNDIVRAYEQVLSSGYSDVNLIIPPYVHALLYRVVDRTGTMEIELLRHLGNIYVSPNVDTIVVISKQVLYVYEKKSTTLENLGRDGVYEVYMLSSELAPYVTDPEGSVVIS, from the coding sequence ATGTTTTCAACAGATCCTTCAGTAAATGTAAGAAAGGAAAAGATGGATCAAGAAGAGATGATAAGGGCTATACGGGGGGCTTTAGCTGCTGAAATTGATGCTATTAACTATTATCTTCAACAAGGAAAGCTATTTTCAGATGAATTCGTAAAGAAAGTCCATGATGATATTGCTAAAGAAGAGATGACACATTTCGGTGAGTTTTTGAGGTTACTATATCACCTAAATAGGGAAGAGTTCAATTACATATTAAAAGGTTGGAATGAGGCTTCAAAATTAATAGGAAAGGAGGAGGAGTTTCCTATAAAAATTAATGACGTTGAACTCACTAATGAAAAAACTAAAGTTGAGAAAAGTGATGCTATGTCGGAGAAAAATTATGTTAAATCTTCCTTAAAGAGTTTATCTAACATAATAAAATGGGATCAGCAAGCAATACCGTTTTATGAGACAAAAGTACAAGATAACGCAATAATACAATCTGATAAGCAAGTCCCATATCCTCTAAGCATAATAAATACGCTCTTTAAAGTTATGCCAGATCTACCCAAAGAAGAAACTCAGCCAGTCTTTATGAAGGCTTATCTTACGCATAGTAGAAAAGAGGATTTATTAATCTATAGGGAACATCCTTTGTCCATATTACAACGTAGCAAGAAAATGAACAGAAGTGATTGGAATATTCCGGGCAATATTGTCAATGACATCGTTAGGGCTTATGAACAGGTTCTTTCTTCAGGATATTCAGACGTTAATTTAATAATACCTCCCTATGTACATGCGTTATTATACAGAGTCGTTGATAGGACTGGAACAATGGAAATAGAATTACTAAGACATTTAGGCAACATATACGTCTCACCTAACGTAGATACTATAGTCGTAATCTCTAAGCAAGTGTTATACGTTTACGAAAAGAAAAGTACAACTCTGGAAAATTTAGGAAGAGATGGAGTATATGAAGTATATATGCTATCCTCTGAATTAGCTCCATACGTTACAGACCCAGAGGGATCAGTAGTGATATCATAA
- a CDS encoding cupin domain-containing protein gives MDYYLSNISKVEKQKVPIKGSKGAYIQWLVTKNEGAHYAVRRFTLEPNGVIPMHTHKYQETVVIVKGKCKVCVADKTYELKDGDYIFIDGGVKHAFVNYDKELEFFCIIDYPDDMSIQTIDEKCD, from the coding sequence ATGGACTACTACTTGTCAAACATTTCGAAAGTGGAAAAACAGAAGGTACCAATTAAGGGTTCTAAGGGAGCTTACATCCAATGGTTAGTTACTAAAAATGAAGGGGCACACTACGCTGTAAGAAGATTTACTTTAGAGCCCAATGGAGTGATTCCTATGCATACACACAAATATCAAGAGACAGTAGTTATAGTAAAAGGAAAATGTAAAGTATGTGTTGCCGATAAAACTTACGAATTGAAAGATGGAGATTATATTTTTATTGATGGAGGAGTTAAACATGCTTTTGTAAATTACGATAAAGAGTTAGAGTTCTTTTGCATAATTGATTACCCAGACGATATGAGTATACAAACGATTGATGAGAAATGTGACTGA
- a CDS encoding GNAT family N-acetyltransferase, giving the protein MIIREATYSDIQEMSAVWGESIGSSNVEANKEIFSIFLDLGKCIVVEEGERIISTACYIPYYNLSWIGNVSVKPEYQRKGIGRRIMIGLLNDIKTRSIRLDATNAGYKLYRDLGFEEEYKTVVYDISQVRGEGKAKITEKLED; this is encoded by the coding sequence ATGATTATACGTGAAGCGACTTATAGTGATATTCAAGAAATGTCAGCAGTTTGGGGAGAGTCAATAGGTTCTTCTAACGTAGAAGCAAATAAAGAGATCTTTTCTATTTTCCTTGATCTAGGAAAATGTATAGTAGTGGAGGAAGGAGAAAGAATAATCTCTACTGCTTGTTATATTCCTTATTATAACTTAAGCTGGATAGGTAATGTAAGTGTAAAGCCAGAATATCAACGTAAGGGAATTGGAAGAAGAATAATGATTGGATTACTCAATGATATAAAGACAAGGAGTATAAGGCTTGATGCAACCAATGCTGGTTATAAGCTCTATAGAGATCTTGGTTTTGAAGAAGAGTATAAAACTGTGGTTTATGATATTTCGCAAGTTAGAGGAGAGGGAAAAGCTAAAATAACAGAAAAGCTCGAGGATTAG
- a CDS encoding Nre family DNA repair protein: MIKPELCVKCKASKYLCGLTYCPLLVSARVKEKINLLKTRVYGSSPPTVFVGRSSYPKIFVYPSTPPTLGDTSHYEDPKFWLNSSLDDFLSTRLSLIRGGIKYHVSSANDPDRVLLDIQTLAISSKPVTIELSLKRSPSGKILDDNLPPLGPSAPLEKIRIDEDSQPLKIVEKVYFDKDLKAEEGIVTLYDYGVDVEKIAKILSVGGIGVKRRLVPTRWSITAVDKTISDNLIEKIKQYESVDKVEVYVRSFRKNLFIAILVPGYWSFEWGEAWFPGSTWNKWGKSIEIEVDNEGYKGRDDYPKIGGCYYASRLAVSEFLASRKRQATAILWREIYEGFYLPIGVWFVRENIRELFKQKPIIFDRVEDAITFVKDIMKSDINRWLKRSLLSREKITRWLK; this comes from the coding sequence GTGATAAAGCCAGAACTTTGCGTTAAATGTAAAGCTTCTAAATACTTGTGTGGTCTAACCTATTGTCCTTTGTTAGTATCAGCTAGAGTAAAAGAAAAAATTAATTTACTGAAAACGAGAGTTTATGGTTCTTCTCCACCTACCGTATTTGTTGGAAGAAGTAGTTACCCTAAAATATTCGTTTATCCTTCAACACCTCCAACGTTAGGAGATACTAGTCACTATGAAGATCCTAAGTTTTGGCTTAATTCCAGTTTAGACGATTTCCTATCAACAAGACTTTCGTTAATTAGAGGAGGAATAAAATATCACGTTAGCTCGGCTAATGATCCAGACAGAGTATTATTAGATATTCAAACTTTAGCAATCTCCTCAAAACCTGTAACCATAGAATTATCCTTAAAGAGGTCTCCTTCTGGAAAGATTTTAGATGATAATTTACCACCTTTAGGTCCTTCAGCACCTCTAGAGAAAATTAGGATTGATGAAGATTCTCAACCCTTAAAGATAGTTGAAAAGGTCTATTTTGATAAAGACCTAAAGGCCGAAGAGGGGATTGTAACACTTTACGACTATGGTGTTGATGTGGAGAAAATAGCTAAGATATTAAGTGTTGGAGGAATTGGAGTAAAGAGAAGATTAGTCCCTACTAGGTGGAGTATAACAGCTGTTGATAAAACAATTTCCGATAATTTAATTGAAAAAATAAAACAGTATGAGAGTGTAGATAAGGTTGAAGTATACGTTAGGAGTTTCAGAAAAAACCTATTTATAGCCATACTAGTACCGGGATATTGGAGTTTTGAATGGGGAGAAGCCTGGTTTCCAGGTAGTACTTGGAATAAATGGGGTAAAAGCATTGAAATAGAAGTAGATAATGAGGGTTATAAAGGAAGGGATGATTATCCAAAAATTGGAGGGTGCTACTATGCTTCAAGATTAGCAGTCTCAGAGTTTTTGGCATCTAGAAAAAGACAAGCTACCGCAATTTTATGGAGGGAAATATATGAAGGCTTTTATTTACCTATTGGTGTTTGGTTTGTAAGAGAGAACATTAGAGAACTCTTTAAACAGAAGCCCATTATTTTTGATAGAGTAGAAGATGCTATCACTTTCGTTAAGGATATAATGAAGTCCGATATAAACAGATGGCTTAAGAGATCCTTATTATCTAGAGAAAAAATAACCAGATGGTTGAAGTAA